Below is a genomic region from Neovison vison isolate M4711 chromosome 9, ASM_NN_V1, whole genome shotgun sequence.
GTCCTTGCGTGTGTACTTCTTCCCGCAGAACTTGCACACAAAGGGGGTGATCCCCATGTGGAGCCGCATGTGCCTGTCCAGGCTTCCTTTCTGGTTGAAGGACTTCCCGCAGTAAATACAGATCAGCCTCTCATTGTACGGGTACCAGTGCCCTCTTGCACTCCTCTCCCGGGGGCTGCTCTCATACCCGGGGTTACTCATCATCGCTTCGCTATCAGAACCCTGCACCAAGCCCTGCAGATCGCTGTGCAGGTGGACGGACAAAGCTCGCTTTTGGCGAGCGCGCCCTCCTCGAAAACAGCTCAGCATGGATCTGGACGGGCTGGAATTACTCAAACTTCCAAAAGCTTCGGAGACGCTGGGGGGCTGCGAGGTGGCTTGGGAATAGGAATAGGCGTGCTGGAGCACGGAGCCGTAGGACCCCACGTTCACGGCCACAACCTGCTCCCCGTCCACCATCTCCGTGTGGTACCCGTCGTCCCCCAGGGAGGAGCTGTCGGAACAGCTGGGCCGGTCGGACTTCTCCATCTTCACCTTCACCTCAGTGATCTGGCTCTCCCTCACCAGCAGGTCCCCCTGCTCATGGTCCCCCTCTATCTGGATCTCGTACTCGGAAACGCTCCCACTGCTCCCTCGGTCTGAGTGCCCTTCCTCCTGTAAGCGGCTGCGCAAAGCTTTGCTGGGCGTCGTCTCCATCCGAAGATCACTGCTCGTGGTGGGCTGCCGAACCTGAGAGCAATACGGAGGGGAGATCTCGACGGGGTTGGCAAAGAAGCTACTATCCTTAACTCCATTCCGACTCTCTGTTGTCTCCTCGGTGCCGACAGTCACGGAGTCGACGTCTCCAACGCTGATCTTTGAATGGATGCTCTCCAGGATCTGCGTGCACTTGTCAATGACACACTGCATCTGAAGAAAGCTGGCTGCCGTCAGAAAGCTGACAACATCCTTCAGCTGCAAGGACATTCTTCCAGTGTAACAAAATGAAAGCAACTGTTCAAACACATTGGGATTTTTAATCACGGATATTGACAAGCCACTCATGGTACTTAATGCTGAATGGTCCCGGAAATAGGGGGAGCTGGCAGCGAGGACTGCTTTGTGGGCTCGGAATGGCTGACCCTGAATGTGGACAATGATGTCACATAGTTTCCCTTGCAGGCGGAGTTCGTTTAGCTGGCTCAGAACAGTGCTGCTGTACTCGGGCACATCGAACTGAATAAAACTGCTGCTGTCCATTTCTACTGACATGAAGCGTAATCTGCAGAAAGAGAGAGTTTCATAATTCACCAGTGACTCCTCACTAAGCACAAGCGGCATCAACACAAGCTTGCGAAAAtcacaccaccaccatcaccaccaaaacTGCGGCCACTGTGCCTCGGAGGGTCGACCTGGGCATTCTTCCTCTTACTTACTTTCAGTCTCTCACGTCTTGGTCAATTCACCGAAAGTCAGATAACCCAAAGATCAATCAGCCTACTGCCCCAAATGCCTAACATTCATCTTCATCGAAATTATAACATGTTATAGACAGTAGGGCCTTTGCAGATGATTGAGAATTTGGTATccttttaggaaaatatttcccTGTTTCACCTACTTCTGAGGATTTGGAATacttcgtaaaaaaaaaaaaaaaatatgcacactCATCTGAAAACTGTTCTGCCTTATTTGTATGTTTCcaattggtgttttccaggcagaCAGCACAGGGGATACACTGAAGAGAGCTAAACGCTTTTAAGTTTAGAATCGGAGTGGTCCTCATGTGCACTTTCCCCCCCTTCAGTTCTGCACACCTTATTATCCTTTTGGGTTGGTAACTGACCCTTTCAGTGAAGAGCTTTAGACAGGGCAGGCACCAAGAGCGATGGACATATCACAAGCACATCAATGCCCACCAGTGCTCAAAGCATATGCATACCTTGGACAGGCTGGCTGCCCCTGCCAAGAACCCAATACACTGAATCGCTCACAACCACAAAAGTGGATACAGTCCGGCTGCGCTCTCTGACCAAAACCAATGCAATCAGATCTAACAATTATATTTCAGTGGTTAAAATCCAACCAATTGAAATTTAAGCACCTTCTGAATAAgcactgaatcaagaagaaaatcaaaaaggaataaaactattcagaaaaaagaaaactcacatcAAATCTGCAGCAAGAGGGCTTTAGTAAAGTTTA
It encodes:
- the ZBTB34 gene encoding zinc finger and BTB domain-containing protein 34; translated protein: MSVEMDSSSFIQFDVPEYSSTVLSQLNELRLQGKLCDIIVHIQGQPFRAHKAVLAASSPYFRDHSALSTMSGLSISVIKNPNVFEQLLSFCYTGRMSLQLKDVVSFLTAASFLQMQCVIDKCTQILESIHSKISVGDVDSVTVGTEETTESRNGVKDSSFFANPVEISPPYCSQVRQPTTSSDLRMETTPSKALRSRLQEEGHSDRGSSGSVSEYEIQIEGDHEQGDLLVRESQITEVKVKMEKSDRPSCSDSSSLGDDGYHTEMVDGEQVVAVNVGSYGSVLQHAYSYSQATSQPPSVSEAFGSLSNSSPSRSMLSCFRGGRARQKRALSVHLHSDLQGLVQGSDSEAMMSNPGYESSPRERSARGHWYPYNERLICIYCGKSFNQKGSLDRHMRLHMGITPFVCKFCGKKYTRKDQLEYHIRGHTDDKPFRCEICGKCFPFQGTLNQHLRKNHPGVAEVRSRIESPERTDVYVEQKLENDASASEMALDSRMEIHTVSDAPD